GAGGACATCAGCACCGTGGTGCCGTGCTCGGCGGCCTCGGCCATCAGGGTGGTCATGAGCTCGCGGCGCACCAGCGGGTCGAGGTCGGACATCGGCTCGTCGAGCAGCAGCAGGTCCGGCCGCTTGCCGAAGGCGAGGGCGAAGGCCACACGGGTGCGCTGACCGCCGGAGAGGGTGCCGACCTTCGCGTCCATCGGCACATTGCCCGCCCGGACGATCTGCTCGGCGGCCCGCTGGTCCCAGCCCGGGTTGAGCTCGCGGCCCAGCCGCAGCGTCTCGGCCACCGTGAACCGGCGGAACAGCGGCTTCTCCTGGGCGAGGAACGCCGTGCGGCGTCCTGCCTCCGCGGTCTGGGGCGCCGCGCCGAACACCGTGAGGGTGCCCTCGGTCGGCTCCAGCAGATTGGCGGCGATCGACATCAGCGTCGTCTTGCCCGCGCCGTTGGGGCCCACGAGCCCGCAGATCCGGCCGGCCGGCAAGCGGAACGAGCAGTCCCGCAGGGCCCAGCCGCGCCGGTACTTCCGACCCACCCCGTGGGCCTCGATCGCCGACTCCTCCTGCGGGCCGCCCCTGTCCATGGGGTCTCTTCCGTACGCGGCGCCCATGACGGCGTCACTCACTGGTGCTCCTTGATTGCCGGGCCTTGTGGTTGCTTGTACGCCGTCGCGCTGACGGCACGCCCCCTCCGGGGCGGGTCGACGGCCCGACGTGCGCGGGCGCCGATCCCCACCGAGGGTGTCCCCTTCGTGACGAGCAGGTTAGGAGGCCCGCTCGCCGCCGCGCCTCGGGAAGAAGGCTGATCTCCGGTGCCCCTCTACCACTTTCGGCCGAGGAAGGCCGGGGCGCTCGGCAGCGGCGGCGAAGCACCGGCACGAACCCGGCTACCCAGCGCCGTGCTTCACGGTCGCGCCATCAGGCCGCCGTCGCCGATATGTCCGCGCCGGGCGGACGGCCGGTCGTGGCAGCAGGCCGGGAGACCGCCGGATCCGGGTTCATCAGATCGTCACCCGAGCCGAGGACAGCGACCTCGAGGGCCGTCTGCGCGTAAACCCGCGCCGAGTGCAGCAGCCGGTGCAGCAATGGGGACATCGCAAGCCTCCTGTGACGGTGGAAGGTGAGCCCACCGTGCCCCGTGTCCGCAGACCGCCGCGGCGGCCCGAATCAGGACGCCCGCGAGCCTGTTCCACGAGGGGGAGCTCTTGACCGCCACGCTACGACGGCCCCGTGGCCGGACGCTTCGGGCAGAAGTCCGACCCGTGGTGCGGCCGCTCCGCCTTTCGGCCGAGCGCCGATCCACCGGTATCGGCGGTGGGGCTTGATCAAGTTCCGTAGGTGTCCGTGTCAGTGGTGATGCCCAGGATCGGGAGTGCTCGTTGGGGTTCGTCGCGGATGGCCCGGGTGGTCTTGGCGATGTTGTCGGCTCCGAGGAGCTTCAGCACGCCGATGGCGAGGTTGCGGAAGGTCGCCATGGCCCGGGGCGCGGTCCCGGTGTGGACGGTGGAGGCGTCCTCGGCGAAGGTGACGTCCCTGATGTGGTGCGAGGAGTTCTTCACTCCCCAGTGCCCGCGAATCGCGGCGGCCAGATCGGCCGGGCCGGCCTGGTTGGCGTCCAGGCTGGTCACGGCGTAGACGCTCTCACGACTCTCGCGCTGGCCGGTGGGCGTGCGACGGCGGTGGACGCGGATGGCCAGGCGGGCGTGGGGGAAGGCGATCCCGCCGGCCTCGTCGGCGATCGCGCAGGTCTTGATCGACCGGGACTCCCGCCGTCCGTGCCCGGTCCCGGAGGCGGTGTGCTGGACGGCGATGTCCCGCCAGGGCAGGGCCGCCAGCTGGCGGTGGGCGATCGGCGGATGTCACCAGGAGTGACAGGTCACCGGAATGAGCAGCTTATGTACGGGAATTGTGCCCCTCCTGCACTTCTCTGCCGCTTCTTCGTGGATGTCGGCGACAATATTGGCCTCCTCGATCGCCCGTTCGATTACTGGTCTGCACCTTCGGCCTGGCCGACGCGACCCCCGCACCCCTAGGCGTCCGACACCTTTCGGGGTCCTCGGCGAGCGGTTCGTCTGGGGTGGCTTTCGGCCAAACTGCTCAACGACGTTGTTGCGGAGGGTGGTTCGCGGACCGGCGAGCACAGAGTGACCGGTGGTGCGCATGTGGCGTTGATCACAGCCCGAGGTGTGGACACCCAGCTGTCGCGAATCCAGTGATCCCATCAGGGGTGTGAATACTGGGCGCGTGTGGAAGTGGTCGCTGACGGCAGTGATCGTGAATCTGCTGCTGGGGGTTCCCGGCGTCGTTCCGGCCTTCCTGCTGTGGTACTTCGCCTCGAACTGGCCGCTCGCGGCCATGGGCTGGACCCAGCGGGATCCGACGGAGAACGACGGCATGCTGCCCTGGGTGGTGCTCGCGACGCCTGTGCTGGCGCTGTTCGCTCTGCTGTGGTGGCTCGCCAACCGCCCCGTGCGGCGCAGGGTCGCGCTCGGCTCCCTGCTGTACTGGCCCGTGAGCGCGCTGTTGACCCTTGCGCCGTTCACGCTCATGGCCGCTCTGTGAAAAGGCTCCCGGCTCCGCAACCGCGGGCCGGACGCGAAGGTGCGCCCGCCGCGTCGTCGCGGCGAGCGCACCTCTGGTTACGGGCTCGGGTCCGGCCTCAGGCCCCCACGCTCACCGTGAAGCGTCGCGGGTTGCCGTCGTTAGCGGCGCCGGAGACGTCCGGCTGGCCGTCGGGGCGTACGTCGTCGTACGGGAAGGCGTAGCCGATCGGGGTGTTCGCGTGGACCACACGTGACCAGTGGTTGGTCACCGCGCCCCGGTAGTAGTCCGCGGCCGAGGTGCCGTTCGGCTGGTCGGGGTGGGTGAGCATCAGGGAGCGGTTGAAACCGGCCGCGAGCCGGGCCAGGAGGGCCTTCTTGTCGTCGGAGTCGCCCGGGTTGTTCGTGAACGGCC
This sequence is a window from Streptomyces sp. NBC_01217. Protein-coding genes within it:
- a CDS encoding ABC transporter ATP-binding protein, whose amino-acid sequence is MDRGGPQEESAIEAHGVGRKYRRGWALRDCSFRLPAGRICGLVGPNGAGKTTLMSIAANLLEPTEGTLTVFGAAPQTAEAGRRTAFLAQEKPLFRRFTVAETLRLGRELNPGWDQRAAEQIVRAGNVPMDAKVGTLSGGQRTRVAFALAFGKRPDLLLLDEPMSDLDPLVRRELMTTLMAEAAEHGTTVLMSSHMLSELESVCDFLVVIAAGGLRVAGDVDEIRSAHVLLQGVADGGAGVPAELARHTVIEYRTSGRQATALIRPDGPVGDQWQSHSPQLEELLLAYLRSPHVPPLISPVAQIPGASYGTHGRGAAA
- a CDS encoding ISAs1 family transposase; protein product: MAHRQLAALPWRDIAVQHTASGTGHGRRESRSIKTCAIADEAGGIAFPHARLAIRVHRRRTPTGQRESRESVYAVTSLDANQAGPADLAAAIRGHWGVKNSSHHIRDVTFAEDASTVHTGTAPRAMATFRNLAIGVLKLLGADNIAKTTRAIRDEPQRALPILGITTDTDTYGT